Proteins encoded by one window of Thermococcus sp. Bubb.Bath:
- a CDS encoding 4-hydroxybenzoate octaprenyltransferase: MAFDPGQVSRAKGFHALMRLVRIEHTLFSLPYAYVGAFLSGFKVTLWEIVWMSLALLGLRTAAMAYNNIADLDIDSQNPRTWNRPLIKGAVRISDAWWLVVVGSSLYFVSAVLLNFWTAVLSPIPWVIAMSYSGAKRKHSFPHLHLGLTLALAVAGGTIAAGGDEANLLVILEKIPWAFFFGVLFWVAGFDTIYAIMDYEFDVKHGVGSIPARFGIEKAIKIAFISHLIAIGFFGLAIPLYGLGWVYIIGWLIGSALILYENVIVWRDLENIPKAFNLNIPIGLILTLFAITDVLVRLYGGG; the protein is encoded by the coding sequence ATGGCCTTCGATCCGGGACAGGTCAGTAGGGCGAAGGGGTTTCACGCTCTCATGAGGCTGGTTAGAATAGAGCACACCCTCTTCAGCCTACCCTACGCTTATGTCGGGGCATTCCTGAGCGGCTTTAAGGTCACGCTCTGGGAGATAGTCTGGATGAGCCTGGCCCTGCTCGGCCTCAGGACAGCCGCTATGGCCTACAACAACATCGCCGACCTTGACATAGACAGCCAGAACCCGAGAACCTGGAACAGGCCGCTGATTAAAGGGGCCGTTAGGATAAGCGACGCCTGGTGGCTGGTCGTCGTTGGGTCGAGCCTCTACTTCGTCTCGGCGGTTCTCCTGAACTTCTGGACTGCCGTTCTCAGTCCAATTCCGTGGGTGATAGCCATGAGCTACTCCGGGGCGAAGAGGAAGCACAGCTTTCCACATCTGCATCTCGGCCTAACCCTCGCCCTGGCCGTTGCAGGCGGAACGATAGCCGCCGGCGGAGACGAGGCCAACCTTCTGGTTATCCTCGAAAAAATTCCGTGGGCGTTCTTCTTCGGCGTCCTCTTCTGGGTGGCGGGTTTTGATACTATCTATGCGATAATGGACTACGAGTTCGACGTCAAGCACGGCGTCGGAAGCATTCCGGCGCGATTTGGCATCGAGAAGGCGATTAAGATAGCCTTCATCTCCCACCTAATTGCCATTGGGTTCTTCGGCCTGGCGATTCCACTCTACGGCCTCGGATGGGTTTACATAATCGGCTGGCTTATCGGGAGCGCGCTCATCCTATACGAGAACGTTATCGTCTGGAGGGACCTTGAGAACATTCCCAAGGCCTTCAACCTCAACATTCCGATAGGTTTAATCCTCACGCTCTTCGCCATAACCGACGTCCTGGTAAGGCTCTACGGAGGTGGTTGA
- a CDS encoding UbiD family decarboxylase, translating to MKDMREYLDWLEKRGELIRVDEELSPELEIPAFLRKVMYSRAGAVLFEKVKGYPEWGVAGNLFTSVETLKKALNVERLEEIGERPLKLFEGLPLGFSDKLSSLGRLKEMSAYLPKVVRKAEFTKNVIEDGPLDFIPAFKTWPKDAGRYLTYPLVCFSDPKGVNSISVYRVMLLDGERGIIHWQIHKRGSQAWLEYLERNGGKMPVAIAIGSDIGTLLTAVSPVPYPLDKLLFAGFVRGKGLELYRLPNGVLVPANAEAVIEGYVDVSELHEEGPFGDHFGFYDKPAERNELYPVFHAERVYYRDDPIYYGSVVGKPPLEDAVIGKATERIFLPMMRMVLPEVVDVNFPEYGVFQGVAIVSIKKRYPGHGKKVLNALWGTGQAALTKVIVVVSEDIDPHDINRVIWAIASFVDPQRDVLVVPNAHTDVLDPAVPNPPLGSKLGIDATRKLPEEMGGRVVEEMEEDPEVLKRLEGLFKKYFGE from the coding sequence ATGAAGGACATGCGTGAATACCTCGACTGGCTTGAGAAGAGGGGAGAGCTGATAAGGGTAGATGAAGAGCTTTCGCCGGAGCTTGAGATACCAGCATTTCTGAGGAAGGTTATGTACTCCAGAGCTGGAGCGGTTCTCTTCGAGAAGGTTAAGGGTTATCCTGAGTGGGGAGTGGCTGGGAATCTCTTCACGAGCGTTGAAACGCTGAAGAAAGCCCTCAACGTTGAGAGGCTTGAGGAGATAGGCGAGAGACCCCTTAAGCTCTTCGAGGGCCTTCCGCTTGGCTTCTCGGATAAGCTCTCTTCCCTCGGAAGGCTGAAGGAGATGAGCGCTTACCTCCCAAAGGTCGTGAGGAAGGCTGAGTTCACGAAGAACGTGATTGAGGATGGTCCTCTTGACTTCATCCCTGCATTCAAGACCTGGCCCAAAGACGCTGGCAGGTACCTAACTTATCCTCTCGTCTGCTTCTCCGATCCTAAGGGAGTGAACTCGATAAGCGTTTACAGGGTCATGCTCCTCGACGGCGAGAGAGGAATTATCCACTGGCAGATTCACAAGCGCGGAAGCCAGGCGTGGCTGGAGTACCTTGAGAGAAACGGAGGAAAGATGCCGGTTGCGATAGCTATCGGCTCTGACATAGGCACTCTCCTAACGGCAGTCTCCCCGGTTCCATATCCTCTCGACAAGCTCCTCTTCGCCGGCTTCGTCCGTGGAAAGGGCCTCGAACTCTACCGCCTGCCTAACGGAGTTTTGGTTCCGGCCAACGCGGAAGCGGTGATAGAGGGCTACGTTGATGTGAGCGAACTCCACGAGGAAGGCCCGTTCGGAGACCACTTCGGATTCTACGACAAGCCAGCCGAGAGGAACGAGCTCTACCCGGTTTTCCACGCAGAGAGGGTTTACTACCGCGACGACCCGATATACTACGGCTCGGTCGTGGGTAAGCCGCCGCTGGAGGATGCCGTGATTGGAAAGGCCACCGAGAGAATCTTCCTACCCATGATGAGGATGGTTCTCCCGGAGGTCGTTGACGTAAACTTTCCTGAATATGGAGTCTTCCAGGGGGTAGCGATAGTCTCGATAAAGAAGCGCTACCCCGGACACGGAAAGAAGGTATTGAATGCCCTCTGGGGGACAGGACAGGCCGCGCTCACGAAGGTTATCGTTGTGGTCAGCGAGGATATCGACCCACATGACATCAACCGGGTTATCTGGGCGATAGCTTCCTTCGTTGACCCGCAGAGGGACGTTCTGGTTGTTCCCAACGCCCACACAGATGTACTCGACCCGGCCGTTCCAAACCCACCTCTCGGAAGCAAGCTCGGGATTGACGCGACCAGAAAACTCCCGGAAGAGATGGGCGGAAGGGTAGTTGAGGAAATGGAGGAAGACCCAGAAGTTCTCAAGAGGCTTGAAGGGCTCTTCAAAAAGTACTTCGGTGAGTGA
- a CDS encoding ABC transporter ATP-binding protein: MLKAEGLYFSYGDFAIENISLSLKGGELVAIIGPNGAGKSTLLKLIYGMIKPSKGRVLVEGRDIHRLPLGEKAKLLGFVPQSHVPTFPFKVLDFVLLGATPELGPFSAPNERHKKWALKLLKLFDLENQAHKPYTSLSGGQIRLLLTARALMTSPKYLILDEPTSELDLKNALLVLQTVKKLTKGGVGSLVVLHDPNLAGLFADRVVLMKDGRIIAEGNPEKVIDEKLLSEAYGVELKLIECGGERVLRPKVEV; this comes from the coding sequence ATGCTAAAGGCTGAAGGCCTTTACTTCTCCTACGGCGATTTTGCGATTGAAAACATCAGCCTCTCACTCAAGGGGGGCGAGTTAGTTGCGATAATAGGGCCGAACGGTGCCGGAAAGAGCACCCTGCTCAAGCTCATCTACGGCATGATAAAGCCCAGCAAAGGTAGGGTGTTGGTTGAAGGGAGGGACATCCACCGGCTTCCCCTAGGAGAGAAGGCAAAACTGCTCGGCTTCGTGCCTCAAAGCCACGTTCCAACGTTTCCGTTCAAAGTTCTGGACTTCGTGCTCCTCGGCGCCACCCCGGAGCTGGGACCCTTCAGCGCTCCAAACGAAAGACATAAAAAATGGGCCCTGAAACTTTTGAAGCTTTTCGACCTTGAAAACCAAGCTCATAAACCATATACCTCCCTGAGCGGCGGGCAGATAAGGCTTCTCCTGACGGCAAGGGCTTTGATGACGTCTCCGAAGTACCTCATCCTCGACGAGCCCACGAGCGAACTCGACCTCAAAAACGCCCTTTTAGTTCTCCAGACCGTGAAGAAGCTCACAAAAGGAGGTGTTGGCTCCCTCGTGGTCCTCCACGATCCAAACCTCGCCGGGCTTTTCGCGGACAGGGTTGTGCTGATGAAAGATGGAAGGATAATCGCCGAAGGGAATCCCGAGAAGGTCATAGACGAGAAGCTCCTGAGCGAGGCCTACGGGGTGGAGCTCAAGCTGATTGAGTGCGGCGGTGAAAGGGTTTTAAGGCCGAAGGTGGAGGTCTAA
- a CDS encoding flavodoxin domain-containing protein: MRVLIVYTTRYGSTEKAVKLTSSLLEKEGHEVDVKRAEDDPAPEGYDIVIMAAPVYRDGPHWNIMEWVEKHRKELEEVPKAFFLVAMHLAGSVFMGRLHGGIAYSQPLIEAFEVPPFYGTLIGGDVEPEKLSEEDRRKMERFYLALGERLERKSLYREEDVRAFVKRTLLYYDWFGKHFKRGELEKVEDFDFMEKIRELERNAKG, translated from the coding sequence GTGAGGGTTTTAATAGTTTACACGACAAGATATGGCTCAACCGAAAAGGCCGTAAAGCTCACCTCTTCCCTGCTGGAGAAAGAGGGGCACGAGGTAGATGTGAAGAGGGCTGAAGATGACCCGGCTCCAGAGGGCTACGACATCGTGATAATGGCCGCTCCGGTCTACCGCGACGGCCCGCACTGGAACATTATGGAGTGGGTTGAGAAGCATAGGAAGGAGCTTGAAGAGGTTCCAAAGGCGTTCTTCCTCGTTGCGATGCACCTCGCTGGTTCGGTCTTCATGGGCAGACTGCACGGTGGGATAGCATACTCACAGCCTCTAATAGAAGCCTTCGAGGTTCCGCCCTTCTACGGGACACTAATAGGTGGAGATGTCGAGCCGGAGAAGCTGAGCGAAGAGGACAGGCGGAAGATGGAGAGGTTTTACCTGGCGCTTGGAGAGAGGCTCGAAAGGAAAAGCCTTTACAGGGAGGAGGACGTCAGGGCCTTCGTGAAGAGAACGCTCCTCTACTACGACTGGTTTGGTAAGCACTTCAAGAGGGGCGAGCTGGAGAAGGTTGAGGACTTCGACTTCATGGAGAAAATAAGGGAGCTTGAGAGGAATGCTAAAGGCTGA